A genomic region of Fusarium oxysporum Fo47 chromosome VI, complete sequence contains the following coding sequences:
- a CDS encoding general substrate transporter — protein MSLHEKQSIDHIEQDVTSQKEWSHVQGEQGASIDRNMSLWQAIKAYPGAIAWSFLLSSSIIMEGYDIVLIGNLMAQPAFQKAYGDWYGDKLGYQISGPWQAGLGNGTAVGTIIGAFANGWLTERFGYRRTLVASLVAVTGFIFITFFAHDLPMLLAGSILCGLPWGVFATMAPAYASEICPMALRGYLANYVCLCWALGQLLAAGVLFSFSENSTQWAYRLPFAIQWIWPIPLIIVLWFTPESPYWLAKKNRLDEAKGVLRRISAKSSKTDEDLDKQLAMIVHTNKIESEHTKGSSYLDCFKGINLRRTEIVCLVFVAQNTTGVGIGGTPTYFFVQAGVDPSNSFKFATGALGLASVGVIISWFLIYRIGRRALYVWACGICTVLMLIIGILASVPQTQAVSFGQASVVLIWEIVFYATIGPVCYAIIGEIPAVSVRSKSICLARIAYYISQILNGTYGPYMINPTEGNWKGKVGYFWAGLSLLTFTWAYFRLPETKGRTFEEIDILFANKTAARKFADTKVDAYADDSEGRIIKETEV, from the exons ATGTCTCTCCACGAGAAACAAAGCATCGACCACATCGAACAAGATGTCACCTCTCAAAAAGAATGGAGCCACGTCCAAGGCGAACAAGGCGCCTCCATCGACCGCAACATGTCCCTCTGGCAAGCTATAAAGGCTTACCCGGGCGCCATAGCATGGTCATTCCTCCTATCATCGTCCATCATTATGGAAGGCTATGACATTGTCCTCATCGGCAATCTCATGGCCCAACCGGCTTTTCAGAAAGCGTATGGTGATTGGTACGGCGATAAACTCGGCTATCAGATTTCCGGACCGTGGCAGGCTGGCCTTGGGAATGGAACTGCAGTCGGGACTATCATTGGGGCTTTTGCTAATGGGTGGCTTACGGAGCGGTTCGGATATCGTCGTACCCTTGTGGCGTCTCTTGTTGCTGTTACGGGATTTATTTTCATTACTTTCTTTGCGCATGATCTTCCTATGCTTCTTGCTGGATCTATCCTCTGCGGTTTACCTTGGGGTGTTTTCGCAACGATGGCTCCTGCTTACGCTTCAGAGATTTGTCCTATGGCTCTTCGGGGCTATCTCGCCAATTACGTTTGTCTCTGCTGGGCTCTCGGCCAACTCCTCGCCGCCGGCGTCTTATTCAGCTTTTCCGAGAACTCAACACAATGGGCATACCGTCTGCCCTTCGCTATACAGTGGATTTGGCCTATTCCTCTCATTATCGTTCTCTGGTTCACGCCTGAATCGCCGTATTGGCTCGCCAAGAAGAATCGCCTCGATGAAGCGAAGGGCGTTCTGAGGCGTATCTCGGCAAAGAGCAGCAAGACTGATGAGGATTTGGACAAGCAGCTTGCCATGATTGTTCACACCAACAAGATCGAGAGTGAACATACCAAGGGCTCTAGCTACCTCGATTGCTTCAAGGGCATCAATCTTCGGCGCACTGAGATTGTTTGCCTTGTATTCGTCGCGCAGAATACAACTGGCGTTGGCATCGGTGGTACACCTACCTACTTCTTCGTCCAAGCAGGCGTCGACCCAAGCAACTCCTTCAAGTTCGCAACGGGGGCACTCGGCCTTGCTTCCGTGGGCGTCATCATCTCCTGGTTTCTCATCTACCGCATCGGCAGACGAGCCTTATATGTCTGGGCCTGTGGCATCTGCACAGTCCTTATGCTTATCATCGGTATTCTCGCCAGCGTTCCCCAGACTCAAGCTGTCAGTTTTGGCCAGGCTAGCGTTGTTCTAATTTGGGAGATTGTGTTCTACGCTACCATCGGACCTGTTTGCTATGCCATCATTGGTGAGATACCAGCTGTCAGTGTTCGCAGTAAGAGTATCTGTCTTGCTCGCATTGCCTACTACATCTCGCAGATTCTCAACGGCACTTATGGTCCTTACATGATCAATCCTACTGAGGGCAACTGGAAGGGCAAAGTCGGCTACTTCTGG GCTGGACTTTCTCTGTTGACCTTCACTTGGGCCTACTTCCGCCTTCCCGAAACAAAG GGGCGGACGTTCGAGGAGATTGACATTCTTTTCGCCAACAAGACTGCAGCTAGGAAGTTTGCTGATACCAAGGTTGATGCGTACGCTGATGACTCTGAGGGGCGTATCATCAAGGAAACTGAGGTTTGA